TATATCAAATGTATACGGATCTTGCAAAATAATGGACCCGTTAACCGCCATTTTAATTTTTGGGGTGATCGTTTTAATAACGCACCTGCTGGAAGGCATCACCGGCTTTGGCTGCACAGTGTTGGCGCTGCCGTTCGCCGTCATGCTGTTAGGGTTGGAGACCGCGGTTCCGGTGCTTGTGGTTCTGGCATGGCTTCTTTCAACCTATATTGTTCTCACATCTCGTAAACATATTCAGTGGAAACAATTTGCGTTTATTGCAGTATATGCCGGAATCGGGCTTCCGGTAGGCATGATTCTTTTTGGTTACCTGCCGGAGTCTGCGTTGAAAATGCTGCTCGGATTTTTTATGATCGGCGTTGGAGTTCGAGGATTTATTAAAACGCTGCATACAGGATATGCGGTTGCAGCGGGGCAGGATTGCCGTTCAATCTGGATGAAACTGGTTTTGGTGTCCG
The Kiritimatiellales bacterium DNA segment above includes these coding regions:
- a CDS encoding sulfite exporter TauE/SafE family protein, yielding MDPLTAILIFGVIVLITHLLEGITGFGCTVLALPFAVMLLGLETAVPVLVVLAWLLSTYIVLTSRKHIQWKQFAFIAVYAGIGLPVGMILFGYLPESALKMLLGFFMIGVGVRGFIKTLHTGYAVAAGQDCRSIWMKLVLVSGGIIHGAFGSGGPFVVIYAGRALPDKSLFRVTLCMLWTILNTILMIKWTAAGDVWSPAVFKIIGISLPFLIAGTLIGDWLHHRVNERLFRLAVYGVLFLAGVAMLYGVLSPQNRVEQMDDCNQRCLEQHGGVE